One Erythrobacter aureus DNA segment encodes these proteins:
- a CDS encoding TatD family hydrolase codes for MLVDSHCHLEYEGLVEEQGEVLDRARGAGVQAFLNISTKRSEWGQVIGTAQADADIFASVGIHPHNADQHLDLTRNELLEACREKTVIGIGETGLDYYYDHSDRAAQQKLFRMHIDVARELQLPVIIHTRDAEDDTLEILEDELGKGRFPALIHCFTASAQFGERVLELGLSISISGIVTFKNAKDLQAFAKAIPQDRLLVETDSPFLAPVPHRGKTCEPGFVRDTAQFLADLRSESLEDLAEYTTRNFYTLFSKAVA; via the coding sequence ATGCTGGTCGATAGCCATTGCCACCTCGAATACGAAGGCCTCGTCGAGGAGCAGGGCGAGGTACTGGACCGTGCCCGCGGGGCAGGGGTGCAGGCCTTCCTCAACATCTCGACGAAGCGTTCGGAATGGGGGCAGGTGATCGGTACGGCCCAGGCCGATGCCGACATTTTCGCCAGCGTCGGAATTCATCCGCACAACGCGGATCAGCATCTCGACCTAACCCGTAACGAACTGCTGGAAGCCTGTCGGGAAAAAACGGTGATCGGGATCGGCGAAACCGGGCTCGACTACTATTACGATCATTCAGATCGCGCCGCGCAGCAGAAGCTCTTTCGAATGCACATCGACGTAGCGCGCGAGCTTCAGCTCCCGGTGATCATTCACACGCGCGATGCCGAAGACGACACGCTCGAGATACTCGAAGATGAATTGGGGAAGGGGCGCTTCCCGGCACTGATCCATTGCTTCACCGCTTCGGCCCAATTCGGCGAGCGCGTGCTGGAGCTTGGACTGTCCATTTCGATTTCGGGTATCGTTACCTTTAAGAATGCCAAGGACTTGCAGGCTTTCGCCAAAGCCATTCCTCAGGATCGGCTATTGGTCGAAACGGATAGCCCTTTCCTCGCGCCGGTCCCCCATCGCGGTAAGACCTGCGAACCCGGTTTCGTGCGCGACACTGCCCAATTCCTCGCGGATTTGCGCTCCGAAAGCCTCGAAGATTTGGCAGAGTATACCACGCGCAATTTCTACACACTGTTCAGCAAGGCGGTCGCGTGA
- a CDS encoding MBL fold metallo-hydrolase: MKLLMLGSGTSTGVPRIGNDWGECDPHEPRNRRMRVSIIVENDAGRKLLVDTSTDLRAQLLANGVAKVDAVFWTHDHADHCHGIDDLRVMRYDRSNPLPGFASKVTCERLRRRFDYVFEGQFGYPTLIDLREITQKQLIAGFSFDHVEMPHGPVTSTGFRFEADGKSIVYATDFSEITPAMVRCFQRADILVVDCLRRRPHPTHANLDMALELARKAKVRKTVLTHMDKSMDYRSLCSEVPANVTVGYDGLEMAA; encoded by the coding sequence GTGAAACTGCTGATGCTCGGCTCCGGCACGTCTACAGGTGTGCCGAGGATCGGCAACGACTGGGGCGAATGCGACCCGCACGAGCCGCGCAACCGGCGTATGCGTGTATCGATTATCGTCGAAAACGATGCGGGCCGAAAGCTCCTCGTCGATACCTCGACGGACTTGCGGGCGCAGCTTCTGGCCAACGGAGTTGCGAAGGTCGATGCGGTCTTCTGGACGCATGACCATGCCGACCATTGCCACGGTATCGATGACCTACGGGTCATGCGGTATGATCGCAGCAATCCGTTACCGGGCTTTGCGAGCAAGGTGACCTGCGAACGGTTGCGGCGGCGTTTCGATTATGTCTTCGAAGGTCAGTTCGGTTATCCTACCCTAATCGATCTTCGGGAAATCACGCAAAAACAACTGATTGCGGGCTTTTCCTTCGACCATGTAGAGATGCCGCATGGTCCGGTGACAAGCACCGGCTTTCGCTTCGAGGCCGATGGTAAGTCGATCGTATACGCCACCGATTTCAGCGAGATCACACCGGCAATGGTCCGGTGCTTTCAACGCGCCGATATTCTGGTGGTCGATTGCCTGCGCAGGCGGCCGCATCCAACGCACGCCAATCTCGATATGGCTCTCGAGCTGGCGCGCAAGGCCAAGGTGCGCAAAACCGTGCTCACGCATATGGACAAGAGCATGGACTACCGGAGCCTATGTTCCGAAGTTCCGGCGAATGTCACCGTGGGTTACGATGGATTGGAGATGGCCGCGTGA
- the mazG gene encoding nucleoside triphosphate pyrophosphohydrolase gives MSHQTDRLLAIMARLRDPQTGCEWDTAQNFATIAPYTIEEAYEVADAIERADMKDLRGELGDLLFQVVFHARMAEEAGDFSYEDVAREISDKMMARHPHIFGDEGGVMEDERWEDIKAAERSASGATSAMDGVAQALPALLRSHKLQKRAARVGFEWQDLEGPIEKLQEELAELAAAPTDEERVMEAGDVLFVVVNIIRRYGVDPEQALRASNAKFERRFREMERLSEAENEDFAKLDLISQETYWQRAKREVG, from the coding sequence ATGTCCCATCAAACTGACAGACTACTCGCGATCATGGCCCGCCTTCGCGACCCGCAGACGGGATGCGAATGGGATACGGCTCAGAATTTCGCCACCATCGCACCTTATACGATCGAAGAAGCCTACGAAGTAGCGGACGCTATCGAACGCGCGGATATGAAGGATCTGCGAGGGGAACTTGGCGATCTGCTGTTTCAGGTCGTCTTTCACGCGCGTATGGCGGAAGAAGCCGGCGACTTCTCCTATGAAGACGTCGCACGCGAGATTTCCGATAAGATGATGGCCAGGCATCCGCACATCTTCGGCGACGAAGGCGGAGTCATGGAAGACGAGCGCTGGGAGGATATCAAAGCTGCAGAGCGTTCGGCCTCGGGTGCGACGAGCGCGATGGACGGCGTTGCCCAGGCTCTTCCGGCTCTTCTGCGCTCGCACAAACTGCAGAAGCGCGCGGCCAGGGTTGGTTTCGAATGGCAGGACCTGGAAGGCCCGATCGAAAAGTTGCAGGAGGAACTGGCCGAACTCGCCGCCGCCCCGACAGACGAGGAACGGGTGATGGAGGCTGGCGACGTGCTCTTCGTGGTCGTGAATATCATCCGCCGCTACGGCGTTGACCCAGAACAGGCTCTACGCGCTTCGAACGCCAAGTTCGAAAGACGATTCAGGGAGATGGAGCGGCTATCCGAAGCGGAGAACGAGGATTTCGCGAAACTCGATCTTATCTCGCAAGAGACATACTGGCAGCGTGCGAAACGAGAGGTCGGTTAA
- the hflX gene encoding GTPase HflX — MGEVSRGARALVVCPDIRGMAYDLDAQSRLAEAEGLALAIGIVIAESFVLPVREVRPNLLFGAGQVENIRIACEQNEAELVVVDGALSPIQQRNLEEKLARKVIDRTGLILEIFGERAATAEGRLQVELAHLDYQQSRLVRSWTHLERQRGGFGFLGGPGETQIEADRRMIRQRMGRLRKELEQVRKTRGLHRERRERAPWPVVALVGYTNAGKSTLFNRLTGAAVMAEDLLFATLDPTMRAIALPGVEKAILSDTVGFISDLPTQLVAAFRATLEEVTSADVICHVRDISNASTTAQKAQVLQVLRDLGVLDGEGEGSSIPILEVWNKWDQLSPADAEDLAAQVEADEGIVATSAITGEGVDVLLERLGEMLTRNAALRTFEVAASDGRRIAWLHAHGEVIENVADESDGAIRLITVRLNPKELGQYEALA, encoded by the coding sequence ATGGGCGAGGTGTCGCGCGGTGCGCGGGCACTTGTCGTGTGCCCGGATATACGAGGCATGGCTTATGACCTCGATGCACAATCGCGTCTTGCCGAAGCGGAGGGATTGGCGTTGGCGATCGGTATCGTCATCGCCGAAAGCTTCGTTCTGCCGGTTCGCGAGGTGCGTCCGAACCTGTTGTTCGGGGCGGGGCAGGTCGAGAACATCCGTATCGCCTGCGAGCAGAACGAGGCCGAGCTGGTCGTGGTGGATGGTGCTCTCAGCCCGATTCAGCAGCGCAATCTTGAAGAAAAGCTCGCGCGCAAGGTCATTGATCGCACCGGGCTGATCCTCGAAATCTTCGGCGAACGCGCCGCAACCGCGGAAGGACGGCTGCAGGTAGAGCTGGCCCATCTCGATTACCAGCAAAGCCGCCTGGTCCGTAGCTGGACCCACCTCGAGCGGCAGCGGGGCGGCTTCGGGTTTCTTGGCGGACCCGGCGAAACGCAGATTGAAGCCGACCGGCGCATGATCCGCCAGCGCATGGGTCGTTTGCGCAAGGAGCTGGAGCAGGTCCGCAAGACCCGTGGCCTCCATCGCGAACGACGCGAACGCGCGCCTTGGCCGGTTGTCGCTCTGGTCGGCTATACAAATGCCGGCAAGTCGACGCTGTTCAACCGCCTTACCGGGGCGGCAGTCATGGCCGAGGATTTGCTTTTCGCCACTCTCGATCCGACGATGCGTGCGATTGCGCTGCCCGGGGTTGAGAAAGCGATCTTGTCCGATACGGTGGGCTTTATTTCGGATCTTCCCACCCAACTGGTTGCAGCCTTTCGAGCAACTCTGGAAGAAGTGACTTCGGCCGATGTCATCTGCCATGTGCGCGACATTTCGAATGCATCGACTACCGCTCAGAAGGCGCAGGTTCTCCAGGTCCTCCGCGACCTGGGCGTGCTCGACGGAGAAGGGGAGGGTTCCTCGATTCCGATCCTGGAAGTCTGGAACAAGTGGGATCAACTGTCCCCCGCGGATGCCGAGGATTTGGCGGCGCAGGTGGAAGCCGACGAGGGGATAGTCGCCACCTCTGCCATCACAGGGGAGGGCGTCGATGTCCTGCTCGAACGGCTTGGCGAAATGTTGACGCGCAATGCTGCCCTGCGCACGTTCGAGGTCGCGGCGAGCGATGGCCGCAGAATTGCATGGCTACATGCCCATGGCGAGGTGATCGAGAATGTCGCGGACGAAAGTGACGGGGCAATTCGGCTGATCACAGTTAGGCTCAATCCGAAAGAGCTTGGGCAGTATGAGGCGCTGGCTTAA